From Manduca sexta isolate Smith_Timp_Sample1 chromosome 21, JHU_Msex_v1.0, whole genome shotgun sequence, the proteins below share one genomic window:
- the LOC115445189 gene encoding glucosidase 2 subunit beta — protein sequence MVYSTWINQLYSICVIFCSFVIYAQSDVPRPRGVSLSKASLYSPTKDFTCFDGTITIPFSYVNDDYCDCFDGSDEPGTSACLNGVFHCTNAGHRPQNIPSSRVNDGVCDCCDGTDEYANPEICSNTCEELGKEARAEALRLAELYKAGGHLRLELIEKGNKKRNEMAEQLSQLENDKTEAEKIKAEKETLKNDLEAKENDALKVYREAEELEKQKKLEEEREKTVKEAMEHFERFDSNSDGELTVDEIKVANVFDKNKDGEVDEEEVQFFFEGHEKMDKENFVTTTWPLLKPLLMMEQGMFKPADDEEKDPDVDGEAEEHQADLDSEYEGNEEDAGDLELQEDNEEQESDSEHSSTYDEETQKLVDEATEARRQYTDAERTVREIESNIRNIKQNLEKDYGLQQEYATLDGQCFEYEDKEYVYKLCMFQKVTQKSKNGGAEIGLGNWGEWAGGDLNKYSAMRYTNGVACWNGPSRMTTVNINCGLETNILSVTEPFRCEYKIELSTPAACDESSPTQQHSSHDEL from the coding sequence atggtCTATTCCACATGGATCAAtcaattatattcaatatgtgTGATATTTTGTTCTTTCGTAATATACGCACAATCTGATGTGCCGAGACCTCGAGGTGTATCTTTATCTAAAGCGTCTTTATATTCGCCGACAAAAGATTTCACCTGCTTCGATGGAACAATTACTATACCCTTCAGTTACGTAAATGACGATTACTGCGACTGCTTTGACGGTAGCGATGAGCCAGGCACTTCGGCTTGTCTAAATGGCGTTTTCCATTGTACAAACGCCGGTCATCGGCCGCAGAATATTCCCAGTTCGCGGGTCAACGACGGTGTGTGCGACTGTTGTGATGGCACCGATGAGTACGCCAACCCTGAAATATGCTCCAACACTTGTGAAGAACTCGGCAAAGAAGCAAGGGCCGAAGCCCTAAGGTTAGCCGAGTTGTACAAAGCTGGTGGCCATCTAAGATTAGAACTTATAGAAAAAGGTAACAAAAAACGAAATGAAATGGCAGAACAGTTGTCTCAATTAGAGAATGACAAAACTGAGGCTGAGAAAATCAAGGCTGAAAAAGAAACACTTAAAAATGATCTAGAAGCCAAAGAAAATGATGCTCTTAAAGTGTATAGAGAAGCAGAAGAGCTAGAAAAACAGAAGAAATTAGAAGAAGAGAGAGAGAAAACAGTCAAAGAAGCTATGGAAcattttgaaagatttgattctAACAGTGATGGTGAGTTAACTGTTGATGAGATAAAAGTGGCTAatgtatttgataaaaataaggaTGGTGAAGTAGATGAGGAAGAAGTACAGTTCTTCTTTGAAGGCCATGAGAAAATGGATAAAGAAAACTTTGTAACAAcaacctggcctttactgaaaCCATTGTTAATGATGGAGCAAGGTATGTTCAAACCTGCTGATGATGAAGAAAAGGATCCTGATGTAGATGGAGAAGCTGAAGAACACCAAGCCGATCTGGATTCTGAATATGAAGGCAATGAGGAAGATGCCGGTGACTTAGAACTACAAGAGGATAATGAAGAGCAAGAATCAGATTCTGAACATTCCTCCACATATGATGAAGAAACTCAAAAACTTGTTGATGAGGCCACAGAGGCACGCCGCCAATACACAGATGCAGAGCGCACTGTCAGAGAAATTGAATCAAACATCAGAAACATCAAACAAAACTTAGAGAAAGATTATGGTCTACAACAGGAGTATGCCACACTGGATGGCCAGTGCTTCGAATATGAGGATAAAGAATATGTTTATAAACTGTGCATGTTCCAGAAAGTTACACAAAAGTCTAAGAACGGTGGTGCGGAAATAGGCCTTGGTAACTGGGGTGAATGGGCTGGTGGAGACCTCAATAAATACTCTGCTATGAGGTATACTAATGGAGTAGCTTGCTGGAATGGTCCTAGCAGGATGACCACTGTTAACATCAACTGTGGCCTAGAAACaaatattctgtctgtaacagAACCATTCCGCTGTGAATATAAGATAGAACTTAGTACTCCAGCTGCATGTGATGAATCAAGTCCAACACAACAACACTCCTCACATGATGAACTTTGA
- the LOC115453483 gene encoding splicing factor 3A subunit 3 → METILEQQRSYHEERERTMDAMVKEILHKKTGHRETINGEHRLKNLHDRYIESTIRLKELYEDKDSLRKEEIAALSGPNEFQEFYARLKQIKEFHRKHPNEICVPMSVEFEELANIRENPAEDYTVPVEFTDEEGYGKYLDLHECYEKYINLKGIEKVDYITYLSIFDHLFDIPRERKNSEYRNYIRALLTYLKDFVSRVKPLQDQAQEMAIAHQEFMKQWEAGTFPGWPKETGGALTNVGAHLDLSAFSSWEELASLGLDRLKSALMALGLKCGGTLEERAQRLFSTKGQTALDKSLVAKKGGNKAKASTQQRHKDIAAIEAQVYRFATIVSNTRVATVENVTRRAARAAGERRDDSGDESDASAAPDVDSDDDEVPYNPKNLPLGWDGKPIPYWLYKLHGLNISYNCEICGNYTYKGPKAFQRHFAEWRHAHGMRCLGIPNTAHFANVTQIEDALALWEKIKQQKENERFVAENDEEYEDSQGNVVNRKTFEDLKRQGLL, encoded by the exons ATGGAGACAATATTAGAACAACAGCGGAGCTACCATGAGGAAAGGGAGAGGACCATGGACGCTATGGTGAAAGAAATCCTTCACAAAAAGACAGGc CACCGTGAAACTATTAACGGAGAGCATCGTCTGAAAAACTTACACGat AGATATATAGAGTCTACCATAAGGCTTAAAGAGTTATATGAGGATAAAGATAGCCTCCGTAAAGAGGAGATTGCAGCTCTGTCGGGCCCAAATGAGTTTCAGGAATTTTATGCCCGGCTGAAACAAATCAAGGAATTTCATAGGAAACATCCTAATGAG ATTTGTGTGCCAATGTCGGTAGAATTTGAAGAATTAGCAAATATTAGAGAAAATCCAGCTGAAGACTATACTG TTCCTGTAGAGTTTACTGATGAAGAAGGATAtggtaaatatttagatttacatGAATGTTAtgagaaatatataaatcttaaaGGAATTGAG aaagTGGACTACATTACATACTTAAGCATTTTTGATCATCTATTTGACATTCCTCGTGAGCGTAAAAACAGTGAATACAGGAACTACATAAGGGCTCTGCTCACATATTTAAAAGACTTTGTAAGCAGAGTTAAGCCTCTTCAAGACCAAGCGCAAGAAATGGCTATAGCACACCAGGAGTTTATGAAGCAGTGGGAAGCAGGCACATTCCCAGGATGGCCG AAAGAAACCGGTGGAGCCCTCACTAATGTTGGTGCTCACTTAGATCTTTCAGCATTCTCGTCTTGGGAAGAGCTGGCTTCTCTCGGATTGGATAGATTGAAATCAGCTCTAATGGCTCTTGGGTTGAAATGTGGTGGTACATTAGAAGAAAGAGCACAGAG GTTGTTTAGTACGAAAGGGCAGACAGCATTAGATAAATCACTTGTCGCAAAGAAAGGAGGAAATAAAGCCAAGGCCTCTACTCAGCAAAGGCATAAGGATATTGCAGCCATTGAAGCTCAAGTTTACAG GTTCGCGACTATAGTGAGCAACACGCGCGTGGCGACGGTTGAGAACGTGACGCgtcgtgcggcgcgtgcggccgGCGAGCGGCGCGACGACTCCGGCGACGAGAGTGACGCCTCCGCCGCGCCCGACGTCGACTCCGACGACGACGAGGTGCCATACAACCCCAAGAACTTGCCGCTGGGGTGGGATGGGAAG CCTATCCCATACTGGCTGTACAAACTTCATGGTCTGAACATAAGCTACAATTGTGAAATTTGCGGTAACTACACCTACAAGGGGCCCAAAGCGTTCCAGCGCCATTTCGCTGAGTGGCGACATGCTCACGGCATGCGCTGTCTCGGCATTCCGAACACGGCTCACTTTGCCAATGTCACACAAATTGAAGATGCACTGGCAT TgtgggagaaaataaaacaacaaaaggaAAATGAACGGTTCGTAGCTGAAAACGACGAGGAATATGAGGATTCTCAAGGAAATGTTGTTAATCGAAAAACCTTCGAAGATTTGAAGCGACAGGGACTTctgtag
- the LOC115453484 gene encoding apolipophorin-3-like — translation MAAKFVVILAACVALSHSAMVRRDAPAAGNAFEDIEKHAKEFQKIFSEQFNALVNSKNTQDFNKALKDSSDSVLQQLSTFYSSLQGAISDANGKAKDALQQARQNVEKTSEELRKAHPDVEKEANAFKDKLQAAAQTTALESQKLAKEVASIIEETNKKMALKIKRAYDDFVKHTEEAQKKLHKAVSKQ, via the coding sequence ATGGCAGCCAAGTTCGTCGTGATTCTCGCCGCGTGCGTGGCCCTCTCGCACAGCGCGATGGTGCGCCGCGACGCTCCCGCAGCCGGCAACGCGTTCGAGGATATTGAGAAGCACGCCAAGGAGTTCCAAAAGATCTTTAGCGAGCAATTTAACGCCCTCGTTAACTCTAAAAACACTCAGGACTTCAACAAGGCGCTTAAGGATAGCTCCGACTCTGTGCTGCAGCAACTATCCACCTTCTACTCCAGTCTTCAGGGAGCGATAAGCGACGCTAACGGAAAAGCTAAGGACGCGCTGCAGCAGGCACGCCAGAACGTGGAGAAGACCAGCGAGGAGCTGCGCAAGGCGCATCCTGACGTTGAGAAGGAAGCCAATGCATTCAAGGACAAGCTGCAGGCGGCTGCGCAGACCACGGCCCTGGAATCTCAAAAGTTGGCGAAGGAGGTGGCTTCTATCATAGAGGAGACAAACAAGAAGATGGCCCTCAAGATCAAGCGGGCTTACGACGACTTCGTGAAGCACACCGAAGAGGCGCAAAAGAAACTGCACAAAGCCGTCTCCAAGCAGTGA
- the LOC115453482 gene encoding WD repeat-containing protein 36: MAEKTSSRIFKGSRVLGYVSTHVPFVARFIKRRGETLLCTSVGKWFHTYGCDKFRLLSVSGEHPGPITCMAGDNFHVYTGSENNIYAWRRGCELKHVYKGHNAAIKFIFPFGPHLISIDEDNVLKIFDIKEETQYLELSFEAEHFQISTMCHPPTYLNKVLLGSIQGQLQLWNLRTSKLVYTFSGWGSPVIVTEPAPAVDVVAIALGNRKIILHNLKFDQSVMDFVHDWGSVSSLSFRMDGAPVMVTGSSAGHIVMWDLEERRVMSQVQSAHFGRIVGMQCLTSEPLMVTNSEDNSLKLWIFDMPDGGARLLRKREGHALPPNMVSHCEPTGNNLLVAGSDSSLHIMNTVSETFNKSLGKASHNRKATKKKKRFEFDRLILPPITKLSSCMQRDKQWDSIASLHKDMYVATTWSYHKIKMGEHKLKPPEINKGVSATCLTVTHCGNFVIIGYTDGQVHKFNMQSGIHRGHYGKAKKNAHKGAVRGVETDICNQRVITAGADEKLKFWHFKNGDAPYHVMRLEESVTMTKCHRDSALLALANEDFTITLIDIDTMNIVRKFEGHTGKINDIAFDSQSRWLVSTSMDCTVCTWDIPSAQLVDIFSLEQPCTSLSMSPTGDYLATTHINELGVFLWANKLLYDRIFLKPIDRNAVDIPKLKLPSTAPEKPDIDDIGVIDLGEEPEYKSPEQISQELITLSDQPTSRWLNLLNLDIVKKRNKPKTPLTVPKSAPFFLPTIPSLELEFDLEKDNDGSDTKLLIPESLSTLSAFGKKLMKCESDEDFEKCTVKLKSLSPAAIEAEVNSMGPDVGGSIELMKQFLIMLNVMLNSNRDFELAQSYLGLFLKTHTKVVSQVEELRNSLNTIEETASLAWAKLQNELLYDICIVKALKEMQ; this comes from the exons atggcaGAGAAAACGAGTAGTCGAATATTTAAGGGGTCAAGAGTTTTAGGTTATGTTAGTACACATGTGCCGTTTGTGGcaagatttataaaaagaagAGGTGAAACTTTACTATGTACTAGTGTTGGAAAGTGGTTTCATACTTATGGGTGTGATAAATTTCGATTACTGAGCGTAAGTGGCGAACACCCAGGGCCTATAACATGTATGGCCGGTGACAATTTTCATGTCTATACAGGGAGTGAGAATAACATTTATGCATGGAGAAGAGGCTGCGAGCTGAAACACGTGTATAAAGGGCATAATGCAGCCATTAAGTTCATATTTCCGTTCGGCccacatttaatttcaatagatgAAGacaatgtattgaaaatatttgacattaaagAAGAAACACAGTATTTAGAGTTGAGTTTTGAAGCAGAGCATTTCCAAATTTCAACAATGTGTCATCCCccaacatatttaaataaagtattacttGGGAGCATCCAGGGTCAGCTACAATTATGGAATTTACGtacatcaaaattggtttacaCATTCAGTGGTTGGGGATCGCCGGTAATTGTTACTGAGCCGGCACCGGCCGTCGACGTCGTGGCTATAGCTCTGGGAAaccggaaaataattttacacaacttGAAATTTGATCAGAGTGTCATGGATTTTGTACATGACTGGGGGAGTGTTAGTAGCCTATCGTTCAGGATGGATGGTGCTCCTGTAATGGTCACAGGTAGCAGTGCGGGTCATATTGTCATGTGGGACTTGGAAGAGAGGAGGGTTATGTCACAAGTCCAGTCGGCACATTTTGGCCGTATAGTTGGCATGCAGTGTCTTACATCTGAGCCACTAATGGTGACCAACTCAGAGGACAATTCATTGAAGTTATGGATCTTCGACATGCCTGACGGTGGAGCAAGACTCTTGAGAAAGAG GGAGGGCCATGCATTACCGCCTAACATGGTGAGCCATTGTGAGCCGACAGGAAACAATCTCCTGGTTGCTGGCAGTGACAGCAGCCTGCATATTATGAACACTGTTTcggaaacatttaataaaagtcTTGGCAAAGCTTCTCATAACAGGAAAGCTACTAAgaaaaaaa agaGATTTGAATTTGACCGTCTTATTTTGCCACCAATCACAAAGTTAAGCTCTTGCATGCAAAGGGACaaacagtgggacagcatagCTTCTTTGCACAAAGACATGTATGTGGCAACAACGTGGTCATACCACAAAATAAAGATGGGTGAACATAAGTTAAAACCTCCGGAAATCAACAAAGGAGTCTCCGCAACTTGTCTGACTGTAACCCACTGTGGGAACTTTGTGATTATTG gttACACTGATGGTCAGGTACATAAATTTAACATGCAATCTGGAATACACAGAGGTCATTATGGAAAAGCTAAGAAGAATGCACATAAAGGTGCTGTCCGTGGAGTGGAAACTGACATCTGCAACCAGAGAGTGATCACAGCTGGAGCTGATGAGAAGCTTAAGTTCTGGCATTTTAAAAATG GTGATGCACCATATCATGTGATGAGATTAGAAGAGTCGGTGACAATGACAAAGTGCCACAGGGACAGTGCACTGTTGGCCCTCGCGAATGAAGACTTCACCATTACCCTTATAGATATTGACACCATGAACATTGTAAGGAAGTTTGAAGGTCACACTGGGAAAATTAACGATATCGCCTTTGATTCTCAGAGCAG ATGGCTTGTCAGTACATCTATGGATTGCACTGTTTGTACGTGGGATATACCTAGTGCTCAACTAGTTGATATATTCTCG TTGGAACAACCGTGTACGTCTTTGAGTATGTCACCAACTGGCGATTACTTAGCGACAACGCATATCAACGAACTGGGCGTGTTCCTCTGGGCTAACAAACTGTTGTACGATAGAATATTCTTGAAACCAATTGATAGAAATGCTGTTGATATTCCTAAATTGA aattaCCAAGCACGGCTCCAGAAAAACCAGATATAGACGACATAGGTGTTATAGATCTAGGTGAAGAGCCTGAATACAAATCCCCTGAACAAATTAGCCAAGAACTTATCACCTTGTCCGACCAACCGACGTCAAGGTGGCTCAATCTGCTCAATTTGGATATTGTTAAGAAACGGAATAAACCGAAAACACCACTGACGGTGCCAAAATCAGCCCCGTTCTTTTTACCCACAATTCCGAGCTTGGAACTTGAATTTGATTTGGAGAAAGACAATGATGGCAGCGATACAAAGTTGTTAATACCGGAATCTTTATCGACACTCAGCGCGTTTGGtaagaaattaatgaaatgcGAAAGTGATGAAGATTTTGAAAAGTGTACAGTTAAATTGAAAAGTCTATCGCCGGCTGCGATTGAGGCCGAAGTCAACAGCATGGGACCAGATGTTGGCGGCTCAATAGAACTCATGAAGCAATTCCTCATAATGTTAAATGTAATGTTGAACAGTAATAGGGACTTTGAATTAGCGCAGTCGTATTTAGGTTTATTCTTAAAGACACACACGAAAGTGGTCTCCCAAGTTGAAGAGTTGAGAAATTCACTGAACACTATCGAAGAAACGGCGTCGCTGGCGTGGGCTAAACTGCAAAATGAGTTGCTGTATGACATTTGTATAGTAAAAGCGTTAAAAGAAATGCAATAA